The Pseudomonadota bacterium genome includes a region encoding these proteins:
- a CDS encoding SDR family oxidoreductase: TIRGAVASWSKTLATELAADGITVNNVLPGFTDTERLAYIFEIQAKAAGRTPQEMADAARGSVPAARFAKPEEQGAAIAFLASPLAAYITGVNLPVDGGRTRSL, translated from the coding sequence CACGATTCGTGGCGCCGTCGCCAGTTGGTCGAAGACCCTGGCGACGGAGCTCGCCGCCGACGGCATTACCGTCAACAACGTGTTGCCGGGCTTCACGGACACGGAGCGCCTGGCCTACATCTTCGAGATCCAGGCCAAGGCCGCGGGCCGCACGCCGCAGGAGATGGCCGACGCAGCGCGCGGCTCCGTCCCCGCCGCCCGCTTCGCCAAGCCGGAGGAGCAGGGCGCGGCCATCGCCTTCCTCGCCTCACCCCTGGCCGCCTACATCACGGGCGTGAACCTGCCCGTGGATGGCGGCCGGACCCGCTCGCTCTAG